GTATTCTCTCAGAGGTTTAATTCTTCAGAACTTTCTCACCTGAGATACTCTCCGTTGACGTGTCTTTATACCGGGCTTATTTGGCTTCTCGCCTGTCTTCTTGCCTTTAGGTGTCTTGGATGCGGCGCGTTCAGATCCCCGGACAGGCTTCATAATTTTAACTAGGAAAAAGAGACAACGTCAGACAGACAACTAACTAAATCAAGGCATACATGGGAAAAGTGGGGGGGAAACATAGCCGCTAAATAGATAATGATATGATATACAATCTGAAAGCTAGCAAACATGAGCACTGCCTAGACGAAACACGGATgtagtttttttttgtcaacaacaGCTAACGTTAAGCTAGCTAAGGACCTTTTTACATTTTATACACAAGGTGCTTTAGTAGAACAGTTTAGAGGTGCAATTTCTCGTTGCAGTTAAGATCCAATGTTGGAGAATAACAATAGTTAAAACACTTCAAACAAACGTTTATAACTTGACTTACCAGTTTCGCGCTAAATTTCTTTCAAACATTTGTTTGTATTCACTGCGCATGCGTTTTAAGCGGCAAGCAGGCCACTCCAGGCGGCCATGATGGAAAGGGCAATGAGGGCACTCCTCATAGAGGATGATAGGGGCCTCTAGTGGCCCAAAAGGACGTATTAGGCAGCGTTCTTCTCCTTAGCACAATTTACAAGTATGGCTCTCTCTGGCCTCTCCATGTTTCCCCAGCCACCATCACTCCCAATCCAAACCCCCTGAAACGGCTTTCTTAATTCAATGCACGTCTTCAAGAGGAAGTGCGTTCCAGGTCCATTCCACTCCTCggtgggcagcgccattgagggcgttcaccattttaaatattaaactgggtgggactttcaacttcattggctgatccctcctggtgaccctTTTGGAGTCTGTTAGATGGGGTTTAGCTATATAATATACTGGTTAGATGGGGTTTAGCTATATAATATACTGGTTAGATGGGGTTTAGCTATATAATATACTGGTTAGATGGGGTTTAGCTATATAATATACTGGTTAGATGGGGTTTAGCTATATAATATACTGGTTAGATGGGGTTTAGCTATATAATATACTGGTTAGATGGGGTTTagctatataatataatatactggttAGATGGGGTTTAGCTATATAATATACTGGTTAGATGGGGTTTAGCTATATAATATACTGGTTAGATGGGGTTTAGCTATATAATATACTGGTTAGATGGGGTTTAGCTATATAATATACTGGTTAGATGGGGTTTAGCTATATAATATACTGGTTAGATGGGGTTTagctatataatataatatactggttAGATGGGGTTTAGCTATATAATATACTGGTTAGATGGGGTTTAGCTATATAATATACTGGTTAGATGGGGTTTagctatataatataatatactggttAGATGGGGTTTAGCTATATAATATAATGGTTAGATGGGGTTTGGCTATATAATATACTGGTTAGATGGGGTTTAGCTATATAATATACTGGTTAGATGGGGTTTAGCTATATAATATACTGGTTAGATGGGGTTTAGCTATATAATATACTGGTTAGATGGGGTTTAGCTATATAATATACTGGTTAGATGGGGTTTAGCTATATAATATACTGGTTAGATGGGGTTTAGCTATATAATATACTGGTTAGATGGGGTTTAGCTATATAATATACTGGTTAGATGGGGTTTAGCTATATAATATACTGGTTAGATGGGGTTTAGCTATATAATATACTGGTTAGATGGGGTTTAGCTATATAATATACTGGTTAGATGGGGTTTAGCTATATAATATACTGGTTAGATGGGGTTTAGCTATATAATATACTGGTTAGATGGGGTTTAGCTATATAATATACTGGTTAGATGGGGTTTAGCTATATAATATACTGGTTAGATGGGGTTTAGCTATATAATATACTGGTTAGATGGGGTTTAGCTATATAATATACTGGTTAGATGGGGTTTAGCTATATAATATACTGGTTAGATGGGGTTTAGCTATATAATATACTGGTTAGATGGGGTTTAGCTATATAATATACTGGTTAGATGGGGTTTAGCTATATAATATACTTGTAAGTTAATACCTGTCTATTCAATATACTTCCATTTCATATGCGTTAATGGTGAAATGTAATGAATACAAACCCCACACACTGCTTCCTTGGTGACGTTATGGTTTCATTCCATGATATTATATAGAGAGAGGCAGCTGTGGAGACATTGTGCGTTATCTATCGCCATCAGACCTCAACTAAATGAGTGAACCCGTAGTCAGCATTTCCTTGTACTGTGTACCATGTGTATTTCCTGTACATATGACAAATAAACTGGGCTTGAGTGACATATTGGTGTCTAACAACATCACATGACCAGGGTTCAtggggtcaaatgttttggttggAGAGATCGGCACATAATGATCCTTTAAACAACGTTTGTCATCAAATGTCAATCTGTCACACAATCTGTAACTTTCATTCTTCAGATGGCTCCAGATTAAACAGTATCTTTATTTCCTGATTGAACACCAATCACTGATCTGGTACATACAAGTAACAGGCTACATTCCAATAAGGGAGTCACACAGAAGGAGAGAATTCTCTACGTGACTGCCAGCCATTTTGGCTCCATGGGCTGTGTCTGACATGGAACccgggttctggtcaaaagtagtgcagcaAATAGGCAGCCATTTTGGCTCCATGGGCTGTGTCTGACATGGCAcctggactctggtcaaaagtagtgcaccgaATAGGGAATAGGCAGCCATTTTGGATGCAAGCCATGTTCCAAAGCGCAGTCAGCTGTTAAAATGTATTTGAGGGCACCACGGCGACTCCCTCACACCCTGCCCGGGTTGTGGAACTTTCCGCTGTACTTCCCGTGGTTGTGGAGGTCAAAGGGGCTGAGGACCCTCCTGACCCCCAGCATGTTGCCCCTGGCGATCCTCTGGAAGGTCCAGGGGTTCTGGTTGTTCTGCTCCATgtcctgctgctcctgctgcatggCTGCCAGGCTCTCTCTAGACACTacctggtggagagaggggtCAGAGGTTACACTAGGTCGGGTATAGTGTTCCTGCTCCATCGCAGCCAGGTTCTCTCTGCTTACTACCTGGTGGAggggggtcagaggttagaggtcaggtatAGGATTAGAATCAGAGGAAATGATAGACATGTCTTTAGAATCAGATTTATAGTCCTCCCTATAAGGTGGCATGGTAGAATGTAATGAGCTCTCTGATGCTACCACAGTAGAATGTAATGAGGTCTCTGATGGTACCACAGTAGAATGTAATGAGGTCTCTGATGGTACCACAGTAGAATGTAATGAGGTCTCTGATGCTACCACAGTAGAATGTAATGAGCTCTCTGATTCTACCACAGTAGAATGTAATGAGCTCTCTGATGCTACCACAGTAGAATGTAATGAGGTCTCTGATTCTACCACAGTAGAATGTAATGAGGTCTCTGATGCTACCACAGTAGAATGTAATGAGGTCTCTGATTCTACCACAGTAGAATGTAACGAGGTCTCTGATGCTACCGCAGTAGAATGTAATGAGGTCTCTGATGGTACCACAGTAGAATGTAATGAGGTCTCTGATGCTACCACAGTAGAATGTAACGAGGTCTCTGATGCTACCACAGTAGAATGTAATGAGCTCTCTGATTCTACCACAGTAGAATGTAATGAGGTCTCTGATGCTACCACAGTAGAATGTAATGAGGTCTCTGATTCTACCACAGTAGAATGTAATGAGGTCTCTGATTCTACCACAGTAGAATGTAATGAGGTCTCTGATGCTACCACAGTAGAATGTAATGAGGTCTCTGATTCTACCACAGTAGAATGTAATGAGGTCTCTGATTCTACCACAGTAGAATGTAACGAGGTCTCTGATTCTACCACAGTAGAATGTAATGAGGTCTCTGATGCTACCGCAGTAGAATGTAACGAGGTCTCTGATGCTACCACAGTAGAATGTAACGAGGTCTCTGATTCTACCACAGTAGAATGTAATGAGGTCTCTGATTCTACCACAGTAGAATGTAACGAGGTCTCTGATGCTACCACAGTAGAATGTAACGAGGTCTCTGATGCTACCACAGTAGAATGTAACGAGGTCTCTGATTCTACCACAGTAGAATGTAATGAGGTCTCTGATGCTACCACAGTAGAATGTAATGAGGTCTCTGATTCTACCACAGTAGAATGTAATGAGGTCTCTGATGCTACCACAGTAGAATGTAATGAGGTCTCTGATTCTACCACAGTAGAATGTAACGAGGTCTCTGATGCTACCGCAGTAGAATGTAATGAGGTCTCTGATGGTACCACAGTAGAATGTAATGAGGTCTCTGATGCTACCACAGTAGAATGTAACGAGGTCTCTGATGCTACCACAGTAGAATGTAATGAGCTCTCTGATTCTACCACAGTAGAATGTAATGAGGTCTCTGATGCTACCACAGTAGAATGTAATGAGGTCTCTGATTCTACCACAGTAGAATGTAACGAGGTCTCTGATGCTACCACAGTAGAATGTAATGAGGTCTCTGATTCTACCACAGTAGAATGTAATGAGGTCTCTGATGCTACCACAGTAGAATGTAACGAGGTCTCTGATGCTACCACAGTAGAATGTAACGAGGTCTCTGATTCTACCACAGTAGAATGTAATGAGGTCTCTGATGCTACCACAGTAGAATGTAACGAGGTCTCTGATTCTACCACAGTAGAATGTAATGAGGTCTCTGATGCTACCGCAGTAGAATGTAACGAGGTCTCTGATGCTACCACAGTAGAATGTAACGAGGTCTCTGATTCTACCACAGTAGAATGTAATGAGGTCTCTGATTCTACCACAGTAGAATGTAACGAGGTCTCTGATGCTACCACAGTAGAATGTAACGAGGTCTCTGATGCTACCACAGTAGAATGTAACGAGGTCTCTGATTCTACCACAGTAGAATGTAATGAGGTCTCTGATTCTACCACAGTAGAATGTAACGAGGTCTCTGATGCTACCACAGTAGAATGTAACGAGGTCTCTGATTCTACCACAGTAGAATGTAATGAGGTCTGATGGTACCACAGTAGAATGTAATGAGGTCTCTGATGCTACCGCAGTAGAATGTAACGAGGTCTCTGATTCTACCACAGTAGAATGTAACGAGGTCTCTGATTCTACCACAGTAGAATGTAATGAGGTCTGATGCTACCACAGTAGAATGTAATGAGGTCTCTGATGCTACCGCAGTAGAATGTAACGAGGTCTCTGATTCTACCACAGTAGAATGTAATGAGGTCTCTGATTCTACCACAGTAGAATGTAACGAGGTCTCTGATGCTACCACAGTAGAATGTAATGAGGTCTCTGATTCTACCACAGTAGAATGTAACGAGGTCTCTGATGCTACCACAGTAGAATGTAACGAGGTCTCTGATGCTACCACAGTAGAATGTAACGAGGTCTCTGATTCTACCACAGTAGAATGTAATGAGGTCTCTGATGCTACCGCAGTAGAATGTAATGAGGTCTATGATGCTACCACAGTAGAATGTAACGAGGTCTCTGATGCTACCACAGTAGAATGTAATGAGGTCTCTGATGCTACCACAGTAGAATGTAATGAGGTCTCTGATGCTACCACAGTAGAATGTAATGAGGTCTCTGATTCTACCACAGTAGAATGTAATGAGGTCTCTGATGCTACCACAGTAGAATGTAACGAGGTCTCTGATTCTACCACGGTAGAATGTAATGAGCTCTCTGATGCTACCGCAGTAGAATGTAATGAGGTCTCTGATGCTACCGCAGTAGAATGTAATGAGGTCTCTGATGCTACCACAGTAGAATGTAATGAGGTCTCTGATGCTACCACAGTAGAATGTAATGAGCTCTCTGATTCTACCACAGTAGAATGTAATGAGGTCTCTGATGCTACCACAGTAGAATGTAATGAGCTCTCTGATTCTACCACAGTAGAATGTAATGAGGTCTCTGATGCTACCACAGTAGAATGTAATGAGCTCTCTGATTCTACCACAGTAGAATGTAATGAGCTCTCTGATTCTACCACAGTAGAATGTAATGAGGTCTCTGATGCTACCACAGTAGAATGTAATGAGGTCTCTGATGCTACCACAGTAGAATGTAATGAGCTCTCTGATTCTACCACAGTAGAATGTAATGAGGTCTCTGATGCTACCACAGTAGAATGTAATGAGGTCTCTGATGCTACCACAGTAGAATGTAATGAGGTCTCTGATGCTACCACAGTAGAATGTAATGAGCTCTCTGATTCTACCACAGTAGAATGTAATGAGGTCTCTGATGCTACCACAGTAGAATGTAATGAGGTCTCTGATGCTACCACAGTAGAATGTAATGAGGTCTCTGATGCTACCACAGTAGAATGTAATGAGGTCTCTGATTCTACCACAGTAGAATGTAATGAGGTCTCTGATGCTACCACAGTAGAATGTAATGATCTCTCTGATGCTACAGCAGTAGAATGTAATGAGGTTTTTACTGCTACCACAGTAGAATGTAATGAGTTCTCTGATGCTACCACAGTAGAATGTAATGAGCTCTCTGATTCTACCACAGTAGAATGTAATGAGGTTTTTACTGCTACCACAGTAGAATGTAATGAGGTCTCTGATGCTACCACAGTAGAATGTAACGAgccctctgattctaccacagTATAATTCAATATCCCAAGCCTAATAGGGAACTAGTTTTTCCCCCAACATATCCCTGCATTTAGAGGAGCAGCTGCTACTGTGATTGGCCAGCACCACCCCTAGATGTGGcccttttatttaatctttaagTTTCCCCAGTGGGGAGCTGACCTTGGCAGGGAAGGGCAGTTTCTTGGCCACTTCCTTGAGGATAGGCTCCACCTCGCCCAGTTCCAGCCGTCCCCCAACCTCCACAATCATCCGTCCGTACTTCACCGGTGTGACGTAGTGGTCTATGTTCCCTTTGCCCCCGCCCATCCTCTGGCCCAGGCCCTTCCTGGTGATGGGCTTGTAGGGGGCGTTAATACGCCAGCGGGCGAAGGTGGTGCGAGGGTCCATCCTCCTGTTGATGGTCAGACGCATCATCTCCATGTGACCAAAATGGAGGTAGCCCCCGCCCAGCgcctgaggagaggaggatgattaGATAAGAAGTGGAGGTAGCCCCGCCCAGCGCCTGAGGAGAGGCGGATGACAGGAGGAAGTTTGAAACAGTGAAGAAATAAATGAACTTTTATCAATCACAGAACAATTCTGGAACATTGACCTTTAGGGGGTTGTTTTGATCAATATAACTACATCCACAGACCCTGATGGGAGATTATTTTAACACCTAACCCTCGTAGGCATGTAGACAGAGTTCTCTGTGTATTCAACACACACTCACCACGATGCCGTACTGTCCCTTGGTGAAGGTGTTGGCTGTCTGGGCTGGTCCCTGGATGTCTCTTAGCTTCTTCATCTCCTTCCTCGCCTTCTTAAAGTTGGGCACCTTGTTCAGAAACTTCAGCTTGGGTCTTTCAGGTAGCACAACCTCTACAGGGGTCACAGAGAGGGGGTCACAGAGAAGGGGTCACAGAGAGGGGGTCACAGAGAGGGGGTCACAGAGAGGGGGTCACAGAGAGGGGGTCACAGAGAGGGGGTCACAGAGAGGGGGTCACAGAGAAGGGGGTCACAGAGAGGGGGTCACAGAGAGGGGGTCACAGAGAGGGGGTCACAGAGAGGGGGTCACAGAGAGGGGATCACAGAGAGGGGATCACAGAGAGGGGGTCACAGAGAGGGGGTCACAGAGAGGGGGTCACAGAGAGGGGGTCACAGAGAGGGGGTCACAGAGAAGGGGGTCACAGAGAAGGGGATCACAGAGAGGGGGTCACAGAGAGGGGGTCACAGAGAGGGGGTTACAGAGAGGGGGTCACGGTAACCAGTATATGGAGTCTGGGTGATCTTGACCTGTagccaaagtgtgtgtgtggtcagaaaCCTTGACGGATATGATGCAATGTTGTTATGATGCAAACTGAATGCTTGACCACCATGACCATCAAACCTGTCGCCATTCTAGATAAGAGGTTCAACACAATGATTCAATCATTCTAGATAAGAGGGGTTCAACACAATGATTCAATCATTCTAGATAAGAGGGGTTCAACACAATGATTCAATCATTCTAGATAAGAGGGGTTCAACACAATGATTCATCCATTCTAGATAAGAGGGGTTCAACACAATGCTTCATCCATTCTAGATAAGAGGGGTTCAACACAATGATTCAA
This genomic window from Oncorhynchus mykiss isolate Arlee unplaced genomic scaffold, USDA_OmykA_1.1 un_scaffold_144, whole genome shotgun sequence contains:
- the mrpl16 gene encoding 39S ribosomal protein L16, mitochondrial isoform X1, with amino-acid sequence MLSLFKSALFGLANTGRSTGLQGVLQSHRKVLSAGMKTYEVPPDYSEVVLPERPKLKFLNKVPNFKKARKEMKKLRDIQGPAQTANTFTKGQYGIVALGGGYLHFGHMEMMRLTINRRMDPRTTFARWRINAPYKPITRKGLGQRMGGGKGNIDHYVTPVKYGRMIVEVGGRLELGEVEPILKEVAKKLPFPAKVVSRESLAAMQQEQQDMEQNNQNPWTFQRIARGNMLGVRRVLSPFDLHNHGKYSGKFHNPGRV
- the mrpl16 gene encoding 39S ribosomal protein L16, mitochondrial isoform X2, coding for MKTYEVPPDYSEVVLPERPKLKFLNKVPNFKKARKEMKKLRDIQGPAQTANTFTKGQYGIVALGGGYLHFGHMEMMRLTINRRMDPRTTFARWRINAPYKPITRKGLGQRMGGGKGNIDHYVTPVKYGRMIVEVGGRLELGEVEPILKEVAKKLPFPAKVVSRESLAAMQQEQQDMEQNNQNPWTFQRIARGNMLGVRRVLSPFDLHNHGKYSGKFHNPGRV